CACGCTCCAGCCTCTAAAACCCGTGATAATTCCGCTTCGGAATCAAAAATAAACTGGAATCGATCATTCAACAAAGCGATTCCCCGTGCTCTGTTATAGACACGCCACGCCCTTGGCATCTCATGGATCATGCTTGACATCTTTTGATTCTCCGGGCAAAGAAGCCGACCAATGAGACTACACGTGTTCCATTCACACGAGTTAAACTTAGCATGATCTTGCAGCACAATCGGTCTATCTTCCTCAAGAGACATCTCTTTAAGAGCTTTGTCCAATGCATACTCCATTCTTCGTTGTTAACAAGTTGACTATGACAATACCAAATCCCAAATAGGGTGAAAACTCAGCAGATCTGGGTATTGACGGTAGACTCCAGGATGAACTAGGTTAAACTCCAACAAAATCTCTTCACAAACAGAAAAAATCCTTTTAAATCCGGCGAAATAACCAAATATTCCCGGTTTCTGTAGCTTTCTCACTAAAGACATTCTAGTTGAGAAAGAGAGTCCTAAGCCCATCTCTTGGGATATAATATTcctaatatttgaattttgatttatgatttaatttctaaattttaaagtttaaaattttcaaaaaatatatagttataccgtaattttaattaaattgaaagagaaaataaagaaagaagaaaaaaaaaaacagctgtAGTAGTCTTACATTAGTACATACGAACCGTCGACTAGCACACCAGCCCCAGCACCAACACCAGCacctattattattatatagaagaaaaatcagATTCCCCAAATTCAAttttgctactttttttttttaataaaaaaattattatataaactctTTAGTATTAATATTTAGTTATAATAAAGTTTTGGTCGAATTTTGTGGAACACACTGGCTGAATAGAATTACATGGAACCACcgccttcttctctctcctccaCTGCGGTGGCGTCCACCTCCATCCCCGCCGCAACCGCAGCTGTTCCACCTGCTCATGTGACTTCATCTTACCACGAGTCTCTTGACTCCTCCCCTCGTTCACGCACCACCGATGGCTGGGATGACCTCCCTGCTCCTTCCGGCGGTGGCGGCGGAAGCACCGTCTCTTCTAAAATCCGTCTCATGTGCAGTTACGGCGGTCATATCCTCCCTCGTCCTCACGATAAATCCCTCTGCTACATGGGCGGCGACACTCGCATCGTAGTCGGCGACCGTAACACCTCTCTGTCTTCTCTCCTCACTCGCCTCTCCAACACGCTCCTGGACGGCCGCTCCTTCACCCTCAAGTACCAGCTACCAAGCGAAGACCTTGACTCTCTCATCTCCGTCACTACCGACGAGGATCTCGACAACATGATCGAGGAGTACGACCGTACGATCGCCGCCTCCAATTCCACCAAACCCTCGCGCCTCCGTTTGTTTCTCTTCACCTCCAAGCCTGAGGCTACTCAATCTATGGGTCAGATCCTCGAGAGCTCTGCCAAGAGCGACGATTGGTTCCTCAACGCTCTCAACAGCGCTGGTCTCCTCAACCGAGGGTTCTCTGATTCTGACACGAACGTCAATCGTTTACTTGGGTTGGACCATGTTGGAGAAGGAGATCTACGCGATGATGGCTCCGTCAAAAGCGCCAAGCAGCAGCAGATCCAGCAACAACCGCAACAGCAAGGAGGCCAAGATGTTCACTGCTTGCCTGATTCTCCCATGTTGGacacctcctcttcttcttttggctctacttcttcctctccctctctaGCCAATTTGCCTCCGATTCGTGTTCATGTTGAGGAACCCAGCGGCGTCCTAGATCAGAGAAATCTGGGAATCGAGGAGCAGTTCGCACGCTTCAACGTTGGGAGTAAGCAACAGCAGGACGACGGATTCGCTGCCATGTCTTCACCTCCGCCGATGCCTGTCACAATCGCGCTTCCTGCTGCGACCGTTTCAAATGAGTCCCACACGCGGGTCATCTCTGACGATGAGAGATCCGATCACGGCGTGCCTGCTGCTGGATACAGGAAACCTCCCACTCCGCGTTCCCAGCCGCAGAATCTGCCGCCTCAGCAGCTCAAATCCAATAGCGAGCTGCCATCACCCAATTCCGTTTCCAGGtacctcctcttcttcttgcatGTGCCTCAGTTTTGTTTGATGGTGGTGTATATAGTTAGTTAGTTTCTGATTGTGTTTGCTATATTATTCTTACCCCTCAGTGATAGCAGTATGAGCAACCCTATGTTTCACCGAAGACCTACTGTCTATCAAGAACCAATTGCTCATATGTCTTCTGCTGCTTCCACCGTTGTTACTGGTATGATCAACCCCTCCGATCCAAGCACGCTTTTATCCCccaatcagaatcagaatcagaatcaggaCCCAGGCTACATCCTTCATCCCCAATTCGAGCAGCAATCTCAGCCACAACAGCAGCAACAGTTCCTACACACTACTGCTGCACCTCAATACATTCATCACCATCCCTCTAGCGGCCTTCCTGTCCAGACTTACATCCAGGTTTA
The sequence above is drawn from the Camelina sativa cultivar DH55 chromosome 4, Cs, whole genome shotgun sequence genome and encodes:
- the LOC104779418 gene encoding uncharacterized protein LOC104779418, with the translated sequence MEPPPSSLSSTAVASTSIPAATAAVPPAHVTSSYHESLDSSPRSRTTDGWDDLPAPSGGGGGSTVSSKIRLMCSYGGHILPRPHDKSLCYMGGDTRIVVGDRNTSLSSLLTRLSNTLLDGRSFTLKYQLPSEDLDSLISVTTDEDLDNMIEEYDRTIAASNSTKPSRLRLFLFTSKPEATQSMGQILESSAKSDDWFLNALNSAGLLNRGFSDSDTNVNRLLGLDHVGEGDLRDDGSVKSAKQQQIQQQPQQQGGQDVHCLPDSPMLDTSSSSFGSTSSSPSLANLPPIRVHVEEPSGVLDQRNLGIEEQFARFNVGSKQQQDDGFAAMSSPPPMPVTIALPAATVSNESHTRVISDDERSDHGVPAAGYRKPPTPRSQPQNLPPQQLKSNSELPSPNSVSSDSSMSNPMFHRRPTVYQEPIAHMSSAASTVVTGMINPSDPSTLLSPNQNQNQNQDPGYILHPQFEQQSQPQQQQQFLHTTAAPQYIHHHPSSGLPVQTYIQVYSSQQPPLQQQQQSFHQHPGRLDQQPYPVYYVTAPVPPRPYSMPSATVSETPGSLSSNHLQAPPNSTMMPPPPSNHMRSVTGGKPEMGQAAGIYTTAPGVGGAQMIHQIPTSQQQFMGYSQIHHPPQSGSAGNPNYGYEYADNAHTQIYYTQPLGHAQYQTMTGPPPAMVMPDGSAASKLPAENMTQQIRTSQPL